One Euphorbia lathyris chromosome 1, ddEupLath1.1, whole genome shotgun sequence DNA segment encodes these proteins:
- the LOC136210823 gene encoding ubiquitin-conjugating enzyme E2 4-like: MSSPSKRREMDLMKLMMSDYKVEMVNDGMQEFYVEFNGPKESPYQGGVWRIRVELPDAYPYKSPSIGFVNKIYHPNVDEMSGSVCLDVINQTWSPMFDLVNVFEVFLPQLLLYPNPSDPLNGEAAALMMRDRVAYDQRVKEFCEKYAKAEDIGVKPEEKSSDEELSDDDDDYASEDEEVAGKADP; encoded by the exons ATGTCTTCTCCAAGCAAACGCCGGGAAATGGATTTGATGAaact GATGATGAGTGATTACAAGGTTGAGATGGTCAATGATGGCATGCAAGAGTTCTATGTGGAATTCAATGGACCAAAAGAAA GTCCTTATCAAGGAGGTGTCTGGAGGATAAGAGTAGAACTTCCCGATGCTTATCCTTATAAATCTCCATCTATTGGCTTTGTAAACAAGATCTACCACCCAAATGTTGATGAAAT GTCAGGTTCAGTTTGTTTAGATGTTATTAACCAAACTTGGAGCCCTATGTTTG ACCTTGTAAACGTGTTTGAAGTGTTCCTTCCTCAGCTTCTCTTGTATCCCAACCCGTCTGATCCATTGAACGGAGAAGCTGCTGCACTAATGATGCGTGACCGCGTTGCTTATGATCAACGAGTGAAAG AATTCTGCGAAAAGTATGCAAAGGCAGAGGATATCGGTGTGAAACCGGAAGAAAAATCAAGTGATGAAGAGCTgagtgatgatgatgatgattatgcCTCTGAGGATGAAGAAGTCGCGGGCAAAGCCGATCCTTGA